Proteins from one Leptospira bourretii genomic window:
- a CDS encoding methyltransferase, TIGR04325 family, translating into MANSPIIIFVYNRPEHTKRVIDSLLTNLESSDSDLIIYADYAKNDSHITKVNEVRSYIKSITGFKSIQIVERDKNFGLSKSILSGVTDVLKRFESVIVLEDDIVVSPFFLEYMNAGLKKYKDVEKVASIHGYNYPINTKGLKESFFIKGADCWGWGTWKRVWDQFETDGSKLLSELEKNDLIKEFDYEGHFKFSEMLKKQIEGKNDSWAVRWYASMFLLNKVTLYPKDSLIQNIGLDSSGTHCNDEGYLSPPFSNQRVSYFPEKILNDSIARKRLSEYFKSLNQQKISYALRLLSLMKYFPRKFFRLMTKYRSIKMEDNFYGNFSKWEDAVKQCSGYASEGILEKVKNSLLKVKNGEAVYERDSVLFDEIHYSLPLLVSLLYVSSENNGKLNLLDFGGSLGSTFFQNRKFLNGLSFCKWSIVEQPHFVRCGIEHFQNEKLAFFNTIKEAVKENRPNVILFSSTIQYLENPQSILEQVSELNFDYIIFDRTPLIYGNVEERIMIQRVPEEIYKAEIPIRFMNYRTLLSFVNKSYELFSEFDADDEIFPANLNIKNKSIIFKKALNASN; encoded by the coding sequence ATGGCAAATTCACCAATAATCATCTTTGTTTACAATCGTCCTGAGCACACAAAACGAGTTATCGATTCATTGCTTACTAATTTAGAATCTTCCGATTCGGATTTAATCATCTATGCTGATTATGCAAAGAACGACTCACATATAACGAAAGTAAATGAAGTGAGGTCTTATATAAAAAGTATTACTGGATTCAAATCTATTCAGATAGTAGAAAGAGATAAAAATTTCGGTCTTTCTAAATCAATTCTTTCTGGTGTAACAGATGTTTTGAAAAGATTTGAATCTGTTATCGTATTGGAAGATGATATTGTGGTGAGTCCTTTTTTCCTGGAATATATGAATGCTGGATTAAAAAAGTATAAAGATGTTGAAAAAGTTGCGAGCATTCATGGTTACAATTATCCGATCAACACAAAAGGTTTAAAGGAATCTTTTTTTATCAAAGGTGCAGATTGTTGGGGATGGGGAACCTGGAAACGGGTTTGGGATCAGTTTGAAACTGACGGTTCAAAGTTATTATCCGAGTTAGAAAAAAACGACTTAATTAAAGAATTTGATTATGAGGGACATTTCAAATTTTCGGAAATGTTAAAAAAACAAATAGAAGGAAAAAATGATAGCTGGGCAGTCAGGTGGTATGCCTCGATGTTTTTGCTAAATAAGGTGACCTTGTATCCGAAAGACAGTTTAATTCAAAATATAGGTTTGGATAGCAGTGGGACTCACTGCAATGACGAGGGATATTTGAGTCCCCCGTTCTCAAATCAAAGGGTCTCATATTTTCCTGAAAAAATTCTAAATGATTCAATTGCGCGAAAACGTCTGTCTGAATACTTTAAATCCTTGAATCAACAAAAAATAAGTTATGCATTGAGACTTTTAAGCCTGATGAAATATTTCCCACGGAAATTTTTTCGATTAATGACCAAATATCGCTCCATAAAAATGGAAGATAATTTTTATGGAAATTTTTCTAAATGGGAAGATGCTGTAAAACAATGTAGTGGATATGCCTCTGAAGGAATTCTTGAAAAAGTAAAAAATTCTCTACTAAAGGTAAAAAACGGAGAGGCTGTATATGAAAGAGATTCCGTTCTATTTGATGAGATTCACTATTCGCTTCCTTTGTTAGTTTCTCTATTGTATGTCTCTTCCGAAAATAATGGGAAGTTAAACCTACTTGACTTTGGCGGGTCACTTGGCAGTACTTTTTTCCAAAACCGTAAATTTTTAAATGGTTTATCTTTTTGTAAATGGTCCATCGTTGAACAACCGCACTTTGTTAGGTGTGGTATTGAACATTTCCAGAATGAAAAATTAGCTTTTTTTAATACTATCAAAGAAGCTGTCAAAGAAAATCGCCCCAATGTGATTCTTTTTTCGAGTACGATTCAATATTTAGAAAATCCGCAAAGTATCTTAGAACAAGTTTCCGAACTAAATTTTGATTATATCATTTTTGATCGAACTCCTTTGATTTATGGCAATGTAGAAGAGCGGATTATGATCCAGAGGGTTCCGGAAGAGATTTATAAAGCTGAAATTCCAATTCGATTTATGAATTATCGGACATTGCTTTCATTTGTAAATAAGAGTTATGAATTGTTTTCTGAATTTGATGCAGATGATGAGATTTTCCCAGCGAATCTGAATATAAAGAATAAAAGTATTATATTTAAAAAGGCACTAAATGCAAGTAATTAG
- a CDS encoding FkbM family methyltransferase: protein MNLIKKIVSRLKAENYFRSYSQEGEDMVLRDLFGDKKDGRYVDIGAYDPFRFSNTNYFYELGWTGINIEPSPDGFKKFEIHRKRDQNLNIGIGLEESELVYYRFEEAALNTFDAERVKFLEENTNYRSKDNVKVKVRPLSNVLQQFPLDKEIDFMNIDVEWNEISVLKSGDWTKFRPKVILIEILNFDLETITNNPIHLLLKEFGYYFYCKTPRTCFYLDKNFQP, encoded by the coding sequence TTGAATCTAATCAAAAAAATAGTAAGTAGACTTAAAGCCGAAAATTACTTCCGTTCCTATTCTCAAGAAGGGGAGGATATGGTTCTCCGCGATCTTTTTGGTGATAAAAAAGATGGTAGATATGTAGATATTGGCGCTTATGATCCTTTCCGGTTTTCCAATACTAATTACTTTTACGAATTGGGTTGGACTGGGATTAATATTGAGCCTTCCCCGGATGGATTTAAGAAATTTGAAATTCATAGAAAGCGGGATCAAAATTTAAACATAGGCATCGGTTTAGAGGAATCTGAATTGGTTTACTACCGATTTGAAGAAGCTGCGTTGAATACCTTTGATGCAGAGAGGGTCAAATTCTTAGAAGAAAATACAAATTATAGATCAAAAGATAACGTGAAAGTAAAGGTTAGACCACTTTCCAATGTTTTACAGCAATTTCCCCTGGATAAAGAGATTGATTTTATGAATATTGACGTGGAATGGAATGAAATTTCTGTTTTAAAATCTGGGGATTGGACAAAATTTAGACCGAAAGTAATTTTAATTGAAATTCTAAATTTTGATCTTGAGACGATAACAAATAATCCAATCCACTTGTTATTAAAAGAGTTTGGATATTATTTTTACTGTAAAACTCCTCGTACTTGTTTTTACCTAGATAAAAACTTTCAACCATAG
- a CDS encoding ABC transporter ATP-binding protein, which translates to MSDVVLRIENISKQYRLGQVSTGSLAHDLNRWWKLFRGKEDPYLQVGQVNDRSVASDSDYVWSLKNVSFDVKRGDVVGIIGKNGAGKSTLLKILSQVTSPTLGNVKIKGRVAALLEVGTGFHQDLTGRENVFLNGAILGMTSSEIKSKFDEIVSFSGVEKYIDTPVKRYSSGMMVRLGFAVAAHLEPEILIVDEVLAVGDAEFQKKCLGKIQNVSSEGRTVLFVSHNMQALQAICKRGILLKHGMVEENSDIDVCIQKYTGLFQEADLGSLAIGDRLSRTNSNGNALFTSVSARSETQSSWSFDAKEDIYIDLTLNIRDYCDGLSFYFALIEPLGMNVITNYKTVIMESSPKVGESLDFSLKIPKNSLRVGQYLMYFGIGNKDLRKWYDVIDNNINLPALSIISSELDPHFNMGLVSLPFELQKKN; encoded by the coding sequence ATGAGTGATGTAGTTTTACGGATAGAGAACATTTCCAAACAATATCGATTGGGTCAAGTTAGTACGGGTTCGCTTGCCCATGATTTAAATCGGTGGTGGAAATTATTTCGCGGTAAGGAAGATCCATATTTGCAAGTAGGACAAGTGAATGATCGAAGTGTCGCTAGTGACAGTGATTACGTATGGTCGTTAAAAAATGTTAGTTTTGATGTAAAACGCGGTGATGTTGTTGGGATTATTGGTAAAAACGGAGCCGGAAAATCTACGCTTTTAAAGATACTATCGCAAGTAACTTCACCTACTTTAGGTAATGTAAAAATTAAGGGAAGAGTAGCAGCCTTGTTAGAGGTCGGAACTGGTTTTCATCAGGATCTAACTGGAAGAGAAAATGTTTTTCTCAACGGAGCGATTCTTGGTATGACCTCATCCGAGATTAAAAGTAAATTTGATGAAATTGTAAGTTTTAGTGGAGTTGAAAAATATATTGATACTCCTGTGAAAAGATATTCCTCCGGTATGATGGTTCGCTTAGGGTTTGCAGTAGCAGCTCATTTAGAGCCAGAAATTTTGATTGTTGATGAAGTTCTGGCTGTAGGTGATGCAGAATTTCAAAAGAAATGTTTAGGCAAAATTCAAAATGTTTCGAGCGAAGGAAGAACTGTTCTTTTTGTCAGCCACAATATGCAAGCCCTTCAAGCAATTTGTAAAAGGGGTATTTTGCTTAAACATGGTATGGTTGAGGAAAACAGTGATATTGATGTTTGTATTCAAAAATATACAGGTCTGTTTCAAGAAGCTGATTTAGGAAGTTTAGCAATTGGTGATCGTTTAAGTCGAACAAATAGCAATGGAAATGCTTTGTTTACAAGTGTAAGTGCCAGATCAGAAACTCAGTCTTCTTGGAGTTTTGATGCCAAAGAAGACATATATATAGATCTTACCTTGAATATACGTGATTATTGTGATGGCCTTTCCTTCTATTTTGCGCTCATTGAGCCACTTGGGATGAATGTAATCACAAATTATAAAACAGTTATTATGGAGAGCTCACCGAAAGTTGGAGAATCACTTGATTTTTCTTTAAAGATACCAAAAAATTCGCTTCGAGTGGGGCAATACTTAATGTATTTTGGTATTGGAAATAAAGACTTACGGAAATGGTATGACGTAATTGATAATAATATAAATCTACCTGCGCTTAGTATCATTTCTTCAGAGTTAGATCCGCATTTCAATATGGGTTTAGTGAGTCTTCCATTTGAACTTCAAAAGAAAAATTAA
- a CDS encoding ABC transporter permease has protein sequence MTGINTPELEDHWDLVLKPQREWYSLRLGEIFRYRDLLFLFVRRDIVSVYKQTILGPIWFFIQPVLTSLTFAVIFGVVAGISTDGIPNFLFYLSGITIWNYFADTLVKTSDTFVVNAAIFGKVYFPRLIVPISIAISNLVKFFLQFVLLLGVMLFYGFLGTDIKLNFYYLLIPFLIILMGVIGLGFGVIISSLTTKYRDLKFLVNFGVQLLMYCSPIVFPLSVVTKNFPEMKLILLLNPVTSLIEAFRFILLGVGVFDWLYLGISVGFTIVLVFLSILIFNRVERSFIDTV, from the coding sequence ATGACAGGTATTAATACTCCTGAACTTGAAGATCATTGGGATTTGGTTTTAAAGCCACAGCGGGAATGGTATTCTCTGAGACTTGGTGAAATCTTTAGGTATAGAGATTTACTTTTTCTCTTTGTTAGAAGGGATATTGTATCTGTCTATAAACAGACAATTCTAGGTCCGATTTGGTTTTTCATCCAACCTGTTTTAACTTCTTTAACGTTTGCTGTAATCTTTGGTGTAGTGGCAGGAATTTCAACTGATGGCATTCCAAATTTTTTGTTTTATCTAAGTGGAATCACTATATGGAATTATTTTGCCGATACTCTGGTGAAAACATCAGATACCTTTGTCGTTAATGCCGCAATTTTTGGAAAAGTATATTTCCCTCGCTTAATTGTCCCAATTTCAATTGCAATATCAAACTTAGTTAAATTCTTTCTTCAGTTTGTGCTTCTTTTAGGTGTTATGTTGTTTTATGGTTTTCTTGGCACTGATATAAAACTAAATTTTTACTATCTCCTGATACCTTTTTTAATCATTCTTATGGGTGTTATCGGTCTTGGATTTGGAGTCATTATTTCATCTTTGACTACTAAATATAGAGATTTGAAATTTTTAGTCAATTTCGGTGTCCAACTTTTAATGTATTGTTCTCCGATCGTTTTTCCCTTATCGGTCGTGACTAAAAACTTTCCTGAAATGAAATTAATTCTGCTACTAAATCCAGTGACTAGTTTAATCGAGGCTTTCCGTTTTATACTTTTGGGTGTCGGGGTTTTTGATTGGCTATACCTAGGTATTAGCGTTGGTTTTACTATAGTGTTGGTTTTTCTTTCAATATTAATTTTTAATCGGGTCGAGAGATCGTTTATCGATACTGTTTGA
- a CDS encoding acyltransferase → MIRKIRNSLIQLSIKILERLLRDKFAQISDPYVLFCEGKFEFPSEYSIGVGSNIIIPKYSELSLGNGVYIGRYVEIGPNQKIEIGDYTSIQDRTIILGDVSIGRYCTFAPNIYISSGNHYFDKFPELNIKDQDVRVIQNLELGKKHSKPVVVEDDCWLGANVLVMNGVKIGKGSVVGANSVVTKDVLPYTVVAGIPAKKIRNRINFLPPTILNYNRQEDLPYFYSGFFVSDMEKNRYKEFFGIATKKHFSITLNYKSGDVVVVRCKKIVPNRVWIHHDQTNYELTNEFSEYQFHLDKEEFLIPFSLEREVDQTTTSSSPYIVVESCFIKT, encoded by the coding sequence ATGATTCGTAAGATTCGAAATAGTTTAATCCAATTGAGTATTAAAATTCTGGAACGGCTTCTGCGTGATAAATTTGCGCAGATTTCAGATCCTTATGTCTTGTTTTGTGAAGGTAAATTTGAGTTTCCTTCCGAATACTCAATCGGTGTTGGTTCAAATATAATCATCCCGAAGTATTCTGAATTATCTTTAGGTAATGGAGTTTACATTGGTAGGTATGTAGAAATCGGACCTAATCAGAAAATAGAAATAGGTGATTATACTTCTATCCAGGATCGAACAATTATTTTAGGAGATGTATCGATTGGCCGATATTGTACTTTTGCTCCCAACATTTATATTAGTTCAGGGAACCACTATTTCGATAAATTTCCTGAATTGAATATAAAAGACCAAGATGTTAGAGTAATTCAAAATTTAGAGTTAGGAAAAAAGCATAGCAAACCTGTAGTTGTTGAAGATGATTGTTGGTTAGGTGCCAATGTTCTTGTTATGAATGGAGTAAAAATTGGAAAAGGTAGTGTTGTTGGAGCCAATTCAGTTGTAACGAAGGATGTATTACCATATACAGTTGTCGCAGGAATACCTGCCAAAAAAATTAGAAATAGAATAAATTTTCTTCCACCTACAATCTTGAATTATAACCGACAAGAAGATTTACCTTATTTTTATTCTGGTTTTTTCGTTTCTGACATGGAAAAGAATCGGTATAAAGAATTTTTTGGCATAGCGACAAAAAAGCATTTCTCGATTACACTCAATTACAAATCTGGGGACGTGGTTGTTGTTCGGTGTAAAAAAATTGTTCCTAATCGGGTTTGGATTCATCATGATCAAACAAATTACGAACTAACTAATGAATTTTCCGAATATCAATTTCACTTGGATAAGGAAGAGTTTTTGATTCCTTTTTCTTTAGAGCGAGAAGTGGATCAAACTACAACTTCCTCATCACCCTATATTGTAGTTGAATCTTGTTTCATTAAAACCTAG
- a CDS encoding acyltransferase family protein codes for MTEQKKYRFVDALRGIAILGVILPHIENTGVFGIIGQYGVQLFFVLSAFTLFLSLDAKFKVEQNPIRNFFIRRFFRIAPAFYLAALFYLIKNGSGATFWAPDGIHLWQIITTLGFVHGWHPASINSVVPGGWSIASEFMFYIFVPWCYLHIKEKYQAISLSFILLFAGLYLNGLMFAKVSSVYPGKEAFVNYFFQLWFPAQVCVFPLGFFLYFLFKDKKDSDKNYKAEALRWLLISIFLWLAFTGGGYIYLLPNFMYGLSFVLFSYALSLYPFRFFVNTLTCYFGKLSFSMYLFHFAVIGFVKDCIIPLISSNNQTHVAIIFYLSVLAITTGVATVTFYLIEQPGQAIGRKIIEYFETKEK; via the coding sequence ATGACAGAGCAAAAAAAATACAGGTTTGTTGATGCACTTCGGGGAATTGCAATACTTGGAGTGATTCTTCCCCATATAGAAAATACAGGTGTATTTGGTATTATTGGGCAGTATGGTGTTCAGTTGTTTTTTGTATTAAGTGCTTTCACTTTGTTTTTATCATTGGATGCTAAGTTTAAAGTTGAGCAAAACCCGATACGAAATTTTTTTATAAGGCGTTTTTTTCGAATCGCTCCAGCATTTTATTTAGCTGCATTATTTTATCTGATTAAAAATGGATCAGGAGCAACGTTTTGGGCACCCGATGGAATTCATCTCTGGCAAATTATTACTACCTTAGGTTTTGTTCATGGTTGGCACCCTGCATCCATCAATAGTGTAGTTCCTGGTGGCTGGTCCATAGCCAGCGAGTTTATGTTCTATATTTTTGTTCCTTGGTGTTACCTTCATATAAAGGAAAAGTATCAAGCAATCTCTTTATCATTCATTTTGTTATTTGCTGGATTGTATTTGAATGGTTTAATGTTCGCTAAAGTATCCTCGGTTTATCCCGGTAAGGAAGCTTTTGTAAATTATTTTTTTCAACTATGGTTTCCTGCGCAAGTTTGTGTTTTCCCATTAGGATTTTTTCTATATTTTCTATTTAAAGATAAAAAAGATTCAGATAAAAATTATAAAGCGGAAGCCCTTCGGTGGTTGCTTATATCAATTTTCTTATGGTTGGCCTTTACTGGGGGCGGTTATATTTATCTGTTACCAAATTTTATGTATGGTTTGTCTTTTGTTTTGTTTTCATACGCATTGTCCCTTTATCCATTTAGATTTTTCGTTAATACTCTTACCTGTTATTTTGGTAAATTGAGTTTTAGTATGTATCTCTTTCACTTTGCAGTCATTGGCTTTGTGAAAGATTGTATAATACCTTTAATTTCTTCGAATAATCAAACTCACGTTGCTATTATTTTCTATCTATCTGTTTTGGCCATTACTACCGGAGTTGCTACCGTTACTTTCTATTTAATCGAACAACCAGGCCAGGCTATTGGTAGAAAAATTATTGAATATTTTGAGACAAAAGAAAAATAA
- a CDS encoding NAD-dependent epimerase/dehydratase family protein, translating to MIPIEGSQVFTIIGANGFIGSHLVNYLRSLGHICNVPAKDDHTLFTKPLSNVIYCAGITSDFRTRPFDTIEAHVSLLSKILELSDFQSLVYLSSTRIYIHSDSTSESSPILTKVNESEDLFNLSKLLGESICLNSGRKNVRSARLSNVLGDDFGSDNFVISLLREAKATGKINLFTTLDSEKDYIHIQDVIELLLQISLNGQHSIYNVASGQNQSNRVIIEKINEIIPCEIHISETARKIQFKPIEILQIKKEFNFSPRSILDLIPELASQFLGDL from the coding sequence ATGATTCCAATTGAAGGATCTCAAGTTTTTACAATTATAGGAGCAAATGGATTTATAGGTTCTCATTTGGTTAACTACTTACGTAGTTTGGGGCATATTTGTAATGTCCCAGCAAAGGACGATCATACTTTGTTTACCAAACCATTATCAAACGTAATCTATTGCGCAGGTATAACATCTGATTTTAGAACTCGCCCTTTTGATACCATTGAGGCCCATGTTTCCTTATTGAGCAAAATTCTAGAACTAAGTGACTTTCAATCTTTAGTTTATCTTTCCTCAACTAGAATTTACATTCATTCTGATTCAACTAGTGAAAGTTCACCTATATTGACTAAAGTAAATGAATCTGAAGATTTATTTAATCTTTCTAAACTTTTAGGGGAATCAATTTGTTTGAATTCAGGACGTAAGAATGTTCGAAGTGCTCGATTATCTAATGTGTTAGGTGATGACTTTGGATCTGACAATTTTGTAATTTCACTCTTACGAGAAGCAAAAGCTACCGGAAAAATTAATCTTTTTACAACCTTAGATTCTGAAAAGGATTATATACATATTCAAGATGTAATTGAGTTGCTGCTTCAAATTTCTTTAAATGGCCAGCATTCTATCTATAATGTAGCTTCAGGGCAAAACCAAAGCAATCGGGTCATTATAGAAAAAATCAATGAAATCATACCCTGTGAAATTCATATTAGTGAGACTGCGAGAAAGATACAATTTAAACCAATTGAAATTCTACAAATTAAGAAAGAGTTTAATTTTTCTCCAAGATCGATACTTGATTTAATACCAGAACTAGCAAGTCAGTTCTTAGGAGATTTGTGA
- a CDS encoding glycosyltransferase family 2 protein → MKVLTILIPVLNEEVNLPILYSRLTKVLDGLKKRLRAEVIILDNCSEDSTPSIAKEICRKDKNWKYVRYSRNFGYHGSLAGGFDLSTGDALIVLAGDLQEPPELIPRMVDYWEEGYDVVYGVLEERNDSNLIKTLGAKIFYQLIYFMSDSKLPISATDFRLISRRVVNAVNTMREPDRYLRGLVHWVGFKQIPFKYSRDKRIHGKSIAGIWYSTKWAFNAMMCFSHLPLRAVAYFGLFTMLGTAVASIYFIFVRFFPPAWMPVPPTGTTAIILILLFAIGINSIFLGIMGEYVGRIYNQGKERPLYIVDEKINFK, encoded by the coding sequence GTGAAAGTTTTAACAATTCTCATTCCCGTTTTAAATGAAGAAGTAAATCTACCTATTCTATATTCTCGTTTAACTAAAGTTCTTGATGGTTTAAAAAAAAGACTTAGGGCCGAAGTGATAATCCTAGACAATTGCAGTGAGGATAGCACTCCCTCTATTGCCAAGGAAATCTGTCGAAAAGACAAAAATTGGAAGTATGTCCGTTATTCTCGTAATTTTGGTTATCACGGTTCACTTGCTGGTGGTTTTGACTTATCAACAGGTGATGCTTTGATAGTTCTGGCAGGCGATCTTCAAGAACCTCCGGAATTAATTCCTCGAATGGTAGATTATTGGGAAGAGGGTTACGACGTAGTGTATGGAGTTCTAGAGGAGAGAAATGACTCTAACTTAATTAAAACGTTAGGTGCAAAAATCTTTTATCAACTGATTTATTTTATGAGTGATTCGAAACTTCCTATTTCAGCTACTGATTTTAGATTGATTAGTCGGCGTGTTGTAAATGCCGTTAATACTATGCGTGAGCCTGACAGGTATTTACGTGGTTTGGTACATTGGGTAGGTTTTAAACAAATACCCTTTAAATACAGTAGAGATAAAAGAATCCATGGAAAATCGATAGCCGGTATTTGGTATTCGACGAAGTGGGCATTTAATGCTATGATGTGTTTTTCGCATTTACCTTTGCGAGCAGTGGCATATTTTGGATTGTTCACAATGTTAGGTACAGCAGTTGCTTCTATCTATTTTATATTTGTCCGTTTTTTTCCTCCTGCCTGGATGCCGGTTCCTCCTACGGGAACTACTGCGATTATCTTAATACTTCTATTTGCTATCGGTATTAATTCAATTTTTCTTGGAATTATGGGTGAATATGTCGGAAGGATTTATAACCAGGGAAAAGAGAGACCATTGTACATAGTGGATGAGAAAATAAATTTTAAATAA
- a CDS encoding class I SAM-dependent methyltransferase: MKCRHCESNLTLTLIDLGTSPPSNAYLTETKLHEPEKWFPLRVLVCENCWLVQTEDFASANELFDSEYAYFSGYSSSWLEHSKNYVTQMISRFNLNKESHVVEIAANDGYLLQFVKAHNIPCTGIEPTTSTANAARQKGIEIVEDFFGVRLAEELVKKGKQADLTAANNVLAHVPDINDFVSGFSLLLKPDGVATFEFPHLMQLVNQNQFDTIYHEHFSYLSFIAVNRIFSANGLNIFDVEELPTHGGSLRVFAQRSDTGKRVVSERVDELLKIENNLQMNSASYYQGLQLKAEKVKNDLLEFLIKAKKQGKKVAAYGAAAKGNTLLNFAGIRHDLISFVVDKNPSKQGKFLPGSRIPIVDEEVLESVKPDYVIILPWNLKDEVIQQLNASGNRTNQYVIAIPDLTIL; the protein is encoded by the coding sequence ATGAAATGCAGGCATTGTGAATCAAACCTTACTCTTACTTTGATTGATTTAGGAACGTCTCCTCCTTCCAATGCGTATTTGACCGAAACAAAGCTTCATGAACCAGAAAAGTGGTTTCCTCTCAGAGTTTTGGTCTGTGAAAACTGTTGGTTAGTGCAAACAGAAGACTTTGCAAGTGCCAATGAATTGTTTGATTCCGAATATGCTTATTTCAGCGGATATTCTAGCAGTTGGTTAGAACATTCAAAAAACTATGTAACTCAAATGATTTCTCGTTTTAATTTAAATAAAGAAAGTCATGTGGTTGAGATTGCTGCAAATGATGGATATTTATTGCAATTTGTAAAGGCGCATAATATTCCTTGCACCGGAATCGAACCCACAACGAGCACTGCTAATGCCGCTAGACAAAAAGGAATCGAGATTGTAGAAGATTTTTTTGGAGTAAGATTAGCAGAAGAACTGGTAAAAAAGGGTAAACAGGCTGATTTGACTGCTGCGAACAATGTACTAGCACATGTTCCTGATATAAATGATTTTGTTTCAGGCTTTTCCTTATTATTAAAGCCTGATGGCGTTGCTACTTTTGAGTTTCCTCATCTAATGCAATTGGTGAATCAAAATCAATTTGATACTATTTATCATGAACATTTTTCTTATCTTTCATTTATTGCTGTGAATCGAATATTTTCTGCAAATGGTTTAAACATATTTGATGTTGAAGAATTGCCAACTCATGGAGGCAGTTTGAGAGTCTTTGCTCAACGAAGTGATACTGGCAAAAGGGTTGTTAGTGAAAGAGTTGATGAGTTATTAAAAATAGAAAACAATCTGCAAATGAACTCTGCTTCTTATTATCAAGGTCTACAGCTAAAAGCAGAAAAAGTAAAAAACGATTTGCTAGAATTTTTGATAAAAGCAAAGAAGCAGGGCAAAAAAGTTGCAGCTTACGGTGCAGCGGCGAAAGGAAATACATTATTAAATTTTGCAGGGATTCGACATGATTTAATTTCTTTCGTTGTCGATAAAAATCCATCTAAACAGGGAAAATTTCTTCCCGGTAGTAGGATTCCCATTGTGGATGAAGAGGTTTTAGAATCTGTAAAACCTGATTATGTAATCATATTACCTTGGAATTTGAAAGACGAAGTAATTCAGCAGCTTAATGCTTCCGGTAATCGAACAAACCAATATGTTATTGCTATCCCTGATTTGACCATTTTATAG
- the rfbC gene encoding dTDP-4-dehydrorhamnose 3,5-epimerase, giving the protein MESNFKTSTSRIEDLLIIQRFSRNDSRGFFSKIFNLEDFDQLGLDFQVIQINQSFTKKKGSVRGLHFQFPPAAEKKMVSCIRGEVFDVALDLRKGSKTFLNWHGEVLSEKNFKSLLIPEGFAHGFQTLTDDCEMLYLHTEKYSPDLEGALNVNDPAIKIQWPLEVSELSERDKQHPYITKEFEGVSV; this is encoded by the coding sequence ATGGAATCAAATTTTAAAACATCAACTTCTCGAATAGAAGACTTGTTGATTATACAAAGATTTTCTAGAAATGATTCGAGAGGTTTTTTTTCAAAAATTTTCAACTTAGAAGATTTTGATCAATTAGGGTTGGATTTTCAAGTAATTCAAATTAACCAGTCTTTTACAAAAAAAAAAGGATCTGTTCGGGGGCTTCATTTTCAATTTCCCCCTGCTGCTGAAAAAAAAATGGTAAGTTGTATTCGTGGAGAAGTATTTGACGTGGCTTTAGATTTGCGCAAAGGATCGAAAACTTTTTTAAATTGGCATGGCGAAGTTTTATCAGAAAAAAATTTTAAAAGTCTTTTGATCCCTGAAGGATTTGCTCATGGGTTTCAAACTTTAACAGATGATTGCGAAATGTTATATCTACACACTGAAAAATATTCTCCTGATCTTGAAGGGGCTTTGAATGTTAATGATCCGGCAATTAAGATTCAATGGCCGTTAGAGGTAAGCGAATTATCTGAAAGAGATAAACAACATCCTTATATAACTAAAGAATTTGAAGGAGTTTCGGTATGA
- a CDS encoding DUF5989 family protein, which yields MLSLIKEFFEFLLERKKFWLLPIIFLLVLLSVLLVMTQGSAISPFIYTLF from the coding sequence ATGTTATCTTTAATTAAGGAATTTTTTGAGTTTTTGCTGGAACGCAAAAAGTTTTGGTTATTGCCGATTATCTTCTTATTAGTTTTATTGTCGGTTTTGTTAGTTATGACGCAGGGAAGTGCGATATCTCCCTTTATTTATACTTTGTTTTAA